Below is a genomic region from Tursiops truncatus isolate mTurTru1 chromosome 4, mTurTru1.mat.Y, whole genome shotgun sequence.
CCATTCAAACTACTGgagaaacataggagaaaatccaAGACATCCACCCCTTTTCAATTAGTAGCTAACAGTAGCTGTCTTACAGAGTAAATACTCTGAAATCTCAAAGATGAAGGACACAAAAATGAGAACTAATTTAAACTCTAATAAGAGATCATAAACTCAAATGCCTATAAGGggcaaaaaagaaatgtaaacaatgGCCAGGGTGGCTATATAGGGGGAAACAACAGTACATGGCCAATCTAAAGGAGGTAGCCACTTAACTGCCAATTGTTGCCTTGTAGGAATACGGCTCAACATTGATAGGCCTtccaattttaaaagggaaatctGATGTCTAAATTCTTATACTAAATCTcccaatatttaaaaactgacaatgaattcaaatgtttaaaaacactGTGCAGGTCAAATGAAATATGCCTATTTGAGACCTCTACTTTAAAAATTCGACTACTAAAAGTAatggtatattttggataatatcTATGCTTAATTACCCACAAGAAAATACACAGTATTTTGCAATCaagttttaggttttttttttttaaccttacacTCTTCTGAATAGTCTATATCAACCTCTTATACAGTTACTGCCAAAGTTTCAAACAGTGGGTTTCTTGGAAACATCTTATGGTTATTTACCACCCACTCCAGGGTCACTCCCTTCTAATCCTTCTGCCCACTGCTTGTCCTAGAAAGTAGGGCCAGGTCAGGCACCTAACAGAAAACAAATCCCACCACTCTTCCCTATCATAAATCACCTTCTCCTTCTGAGGGGTTATGTACAGGCCCCCATTTCCTGAACTTCACATCAGGCAGTTCAATTAATTTCAATCTCGCCCTCTCATCtttcccacccctcaccccttaaacacacacacacaccactcaaaCAGAtaggtcttctttctttctttcaacctTCTATACAATCATACATTAACTTTTgtacaaatacatatacacaaaaaaagCCAATACTACTCATGGAAAAGTAGTGATATCCTTtatcaaggaaaaataaaggcCATTTTTAAGGGAAATGAGTATTGTCAAATTCTAAAATCCTAGATAGTACCCAAAAGAGCCCACAAAACTATTTTCTTATTCAATTTTTAtggttttacagttttattgttttactagTATTGGAACAGAATTTATCTTTTATTGCAAATGCACTTCAAATACAGAGTGCATGTTCAAATGGGTTTCTGAGGTATGTAATAGTGTATTCCAACGTCCAAACaagcaatttataaaaaaaccaaatatcaattttttaaattcagggaTTTCCTTTATTGTAAGGATGACAGTGTATCCATTATgcaatttaagaaatgttttcccAGTTTAGTCTACTGCATTGTTTTACTCTCAGTGAAGAAACCAGTGttcaattttctccatttttcagtttaatgcaaaagaaaatatttcaggaagGCAAAACCAACAGTACTAGGACAAGGCTTTTAAATAATCCAGGGTAGGGctatatattactaaaattaaataCACTTGGAAAGAACACTGACTTTCACTAAgaaactttacatattttaacaaatatactACCTGGTTAATTTTAGGGAagccacttaacttctctaatcttctatttatttttttaatactcagAGTTCTATTTCCATTTACCTTTGAAAACCAACTTACCGAAGATTCACTATCACGAATGAGGAAATCACCTTCATGCCCTCTTTCATTTAATGCCATTTCTGCTTGGTGCCTGGTGACTTTCCCATAATACCATGGATTGCCAGCAAACTTTCCAGTGAGTGAAGGCCTAATGTAATCACACTGTGGAGGCGATGGTTCCAAACCTGAGGTTAATGGATTATTCTGCATAATGGTAACATAGTTTTTCGGCACCAGACCAACCATTCCATTGATCTTCCTGCATTTCCACCACTCAGGGTCATTTTCAGGTTTTTCAATAACATCCATTACATCGCCTTTCTCAAAATTAAGTTCTTCATCATTGGACGAGCTGAATGGGTAAAGAGCCTGTACCACATGTAACACTTGCCCAGTATTTAGGTTACTGACGACTGCTGCTAATTTCTCTGACAAAGAACCCACATGGTCACCCAAAGGACTGTCGCCTTCCTCAGTCACATAGTTTGAAGGGAACCATCCAACATGTCCATTGTAGCTACCCCGCCACCACCCATCACTGCATTTCTCCATGACGATCACCTTTGTCCCTTTTATCAATGACAAttcatcctctctctctgccatgtagTTAAATTTTACATAAGCAGGCATGTTGAGGTCATACAGACGTTCCCCTGGGTCAACAAAGCTATCATCAGCAGGAGATGCAGAATCTGGCAcactgggttttcttttcacttttccaatgcctgtttaaataaaaaagggtaatgagaatataaaataatgataatcaaAAACACCAATTTATTCATTATTAAGAAAGTATCTTCAATTCTGTAATTCCTTCAAGCCTTTTAACTAAGATAACAaattccgtccttccttcctttttccctccctctcactctttctctttctttctttacatccTCACGACTTATAAAGGCTCCAGCAAACCCATATTCTTCTTGTCTTACTTTATTAACTGAGATTCTATTAACTTgctgtatagaaataaaatagtaacTTAAATCACAATTTTACATGCAATATAAAATTGTAGTTAAGTCTAGGTAATCCTCCCATTTGCTTTCTTAGTTCCCAAGACCCAGGTTGCTCTATTTATTTTAcctcatgtttattttaaaataatatatccaCAGCAGCAGAGACTTTTGCTGACTTTGTTCATGGATATAATCCCAAGGATCTCATACAGTGCTTAGTACACAGGAGatgcttaatatatatttgttaaaagaatgaaaaaaataaccaaatggtaCTATCATCACAAATGTATGCTACAGCAACTTTAGTCAGGCATTTTCACCGCTGCTCACTTGAAAACTAAGGCATTCCTAGGTAAAATTTCTCAAATACTTTCTCACTATCTCAAAATTCTTTCTCATTACCcttactctttttcttctcccaagttccCAACCTCTGATCCTTCTGGGTTCTTAATACCTACCATCTTTCCTGCCTCTTTTTGGGACTCTTGACCATCCTTGTTCCCCTCCCACTCACTCCCTTCTATTGTCTAAAAACACATTTAGATCgcttttattccaaaataaagttACTTCAACTCTGCTATTGTTCTTTAACTACATCATTCTTTATAAAACtgtcttccctttttccttcaacTTTTTCACCACTCACTCACTCCTAACGCCTTATAATCTGGTTCTCTATCTCCACCAAAACTACTCAATTTGTCATCTCTTCACTGCCAAATTAGTCCCTTTTAGAGCCCTCGGTCTTTTCAAACTCTCTATACAGCAACCAAGATCACAGATAACTCTGTAcaacattttctccttctttaatTTCCCCGAGAGTCTCCTGTTTTCCCTACTGACCTGTTTAAATATTCTTGTGTTCCTCTGTCTGGGTTCCTCTAAACCTTGTTATAAAATTGGATTGTACTTGCTTACTTGTCCATCTAATAAGAGTGAGTTTCCTGGGGGCAGTAAGCTGGATCTTATTACCTTGTATCTCCAGCACTTAGCAGTAACTATACTAGTAGCAGGAACAAAGTGAATGTTTGCTGAAAGAACAAGTGAATGATTCCTTTGTTGAAAGTGTTTCCCAAGATGCCATGCTTGGACTTAGCCTCTGCTTCAAGGAAATCATACACTTTCACTTTCTATAACTTCTGTATAGAAGGTTCCAAGGTCTCTTTGTAGCTCTAAGCTAGAATTCAAGCATTACAATTCCAAATGTCACTAGACATCTACAGAATGAATGTACCATCAGCACCTCAAATACAACCTCCATGtccaaataaaaataacctcTCCAAGATCCATAAATCAActaactccctccctcccaatttccttccttctggttAATGATGTATCATCATCATGAAAAATTCATACATCAGGGATTTCTGGCACAGCAGGGAACTCTAGGGTTCCATCCCTCCAAAAGAGTAATCAATGAGCTGGCGAATACCATCAAAATCAACTTTTGCGGAACTCCAGAATCTAgtaaaaaacttataaaaactAGCTAAGCTTAGGGAATAAAGAAGCTGCTGCTTTGTAGTAAGAGAGCACTGTAGCATTTTAAGCTGCCTGCCTAATATCTCTTAAATCCCAAATCAGTGGTGGCTGTGAGGATAGCAAACTGAACTCCTAATGCCAGACAGAACAATACAGATCTTATTCACAAAGAATTGTAATTGTGCGTTTCAACCTATCTGGAAGCTACCTGAAGGACCGGCACAATGACTTGCCTTGGTTTCACCTGACTTGGAGCATTCCCAGGGCTAGGATGTTTTCTGCTGAAATCATTTAATTGATGCAGCAGACTGGTAGAAGAAACAACAACTAGGATAAGAAACAGATAAAAAATCCTAGGAAGGAAAAGTTTGAGTAAGGACACAAATGGGGTAATAAGGGCTTTGAAAAGCCCCTGTGTATACCAGAAAATCAAGAAAGCCATACACATAGCCAGAACCGGCACTTGTTCAGCAAAGGCCTGAGAAGACCCTGAGCTTTCACCTATTGCTGACCTTCAAGCTCTGAAGAAGCAGTAAGTAAAGGCTAAGGAAGAGTTGCAATGGCCTGGCTAAGTGttgaaagaggttttttttttccttttcttttggtttcacgTGTTTAAGAAAACTCTTTCAAAACACTGGCTAACAACTAAGCAAAAGAACACAGATGTGTGTGATCACACAATGACACAGACTTTATAAAAAGAGtttagaaaagtcactaaacaagcaaacaaaacaaccaCAATAAGGAGCAACAACAAACCCTAAGGACAAGGTAGAATCTGATGCTGAAAGAAAAACGTATCAATCAAGAATTccatgtccatatatacactatcaaacgtaaaatagacagctagtgggaagcagccacatagcagagggagatcagttcggtgctttgtgaccacctagaggggtgggatagggagggtgggagggatggagacgcaagagggacgagatatggggacatatgtatatgtataactgattcactttgttataaagcagaaaccaacacaccattgtaaagcaattatactctaataaagttaaaaaaaaaaagaattccatgtCCAGCAAAAGTGTCCTTTAAAACTGAAGAAGTTAAGATACTCCCAAGGTAAACAAAAACTGAAGGAGTTTGTCACACTACACCTGTGCTACAAAAAACGCTAAAGAGAGTCCTCCAGGCTGAGATGAAAGGTCACTAAAGTCATATGAAGAACAGTGGTAAAGGTGGCTACACTGTAAATATAAAAACCAGTTACATTTTTAGCTTGTAAGTCCTCTTTTATTCTTATATGATTTAAGATGCAAATATATAAAACGGTAATTTCAAATCTAGGTTAATgggcacacaatgtataaagacaaaactataaaagAGCAGACTTTTGTATACTATTGAAGCTAAATTTGCATTACTTCAACCTTGATTGTTAAAAAGTTAAGATGCTAATTGTAATCCACAGGGtaatcactaagaaaaaaactaaacacactgaaaaagaaatgagaacaaaacaaaatgtgcatcacaaaaaaatcaattatatgcaaacaaagcaactgagaaaggattaatccccaaaatatacaagcagctcatgcagctcaatatcaaaaaaacaacccaatccaaaaatgggcagaagacctaaatggacatttctccaaagacgacatacagatggccaacaaacacacaaaaagatgctcaacatcactaatcactagagaaatgcaaatcaaaaccacaatgaggtatcacctcacaccggtcagaacggccatcatcaaaaaaatctgcaaacaataaatgctgaagagggtgtggagaaaagggaatcctcctgcactgttggtaggagtgtaaattgatacagccactatggaaaacagtatggaggttccttaaaaaactaaaaatagaactaccatatgacccagccagaccactactgggcatataccctgagaaaaccataactcaaaaagatacatgcaccacaatgttcattgcagcactatttaccatagctaggacatggaagcaacctaaatgtccatcaacagatgaatggataaagatgatatcactcatatatacaaatggaatattactcagccataaaaaggaacgaaattgagttatttgtaatgaggtggatggactctgtcatacagagtgaagtaagtcagaaagagaaaaacaaataccgtatgctaatgcacttacatggaatctaaaaaaagtggtactgatgaacctagtggcaggcagggcaggaataaagacgcagatgtagagaatggacttgaggacacagcaggggaagTGGAAGCTGGGATAAAGTTAgaaagtagcactgacatatatacacgaccaaatgtaaaatggatggctagtgggaagctgctgcatagcagagggagatcagcttgatgctttgtgatgacctaaggggtgggatagggagggtgggagggaggctcaagacagaggggatatgaggatatatgtatacatacagctgattcactttgttgtacagcagaaactaacacaacattgtaaagcagttatacttcaattaagatatgaaaaaaaatcaattataaaagGTAGTAATAAAagaattgaggggaaaaaaggtataagacatatagaaaaaacaaacagcaaagtaTCAGAGGGCCTTTCCTACCAGTAATTTCTTGAAATGTTGGACTAAAAGGTAAAGATTGgcagaatgaattaaaaaaatatgatccAACACTATGCTATCTATAAGACACTAACTTCAGATCCAAAGATGCAAACAggtttgaaagtgaaaggatccaaaaagacattccatgaaaatggtaacaaaagactttaagacaaaaatcgTTACAGGAGACAAAGGACATTATATGTTGATAACAAgtcaatccatgaagaagatttaacaattatagatatatacacacctaACAACAGAGCGGCAAGACAtataataaagcaaaaactaacagaattaAAGGGATAAATTGACAGTTCTACgatatagttggagatttcaatacctcactttcaataatggatagaacaaaagaccacaaaactgaaatcatataaaatatcttctctgaccacagtggaatgaaattcagaatcaataacagaaaggaaaatgggaaaatttacaaatatgtggaaattaatcAACACACCCAAACCACTAGtaggtcaaagaaaaaattacaggtgagattagaaaatacattgagataaatgaaaatgaaaacacaacatactaaaACCTATAGGCTATGGCAAAAGCAGTGCTcacagggaaatttatagctgtaccagcttacattaaaaaagaaaatcaatctcaaatcaataacctaactttactccttaaagaactaaaaaaagatcAAGCagaagctagcagaaggaaggaaataataaagattagagcagaggtAAATACAAAGagtacagaaaaacaacaaagaggCAATGAAAcctttgaaaatatcaaaactgacaaatctttagcgagactgaccaagaaaaaaaagagaaaagacttaaattactaaaatcagaactGAAGTGGGGACATTACTAgaaaccttacagaaataaaagaatactacaaactatatgccaataaattagaaaacctacatgaaaagaaaaaattgctagaaacacacaaactaccaaaaatgactcaagaagaaacagaaaatgtggaTAGACTGAAGTaaaagactgaatcagtaatcaacacttctcaacaaataaaagcccagaaccagataaCTTGACttctgaattctaccaaacatttttctctcaaacttctaccaaaagagaaggaaacatttcataactcattccatgaggccagcattacctagATACCAAAGAcataaagatatcacaagaaaactactgaCCAATATCCTTTCCTgtatgaatatagatataaatatactCAACAGTTAATTTTTGTTATTCATGGTGGTTCTGTTCTATACGGTGACCTTGAATACTTAATTAGCATACTGAACCACTGCTCTAGGGGATACTCTGTTCACAACATTTTTGTTatgtgtgtttctctttaaagacactttatttaatataaattgttGACTCACTGACACTGAACTCATGGCCAACAACGCTATAaactcatgcctgaatgaagcttacCTAGCACACATATTTTTTCCATAAAGCAAATCAAAGCTTTCTTacacttaggaacactagacaaTACTTTAGCACTATGCTTGGGCaccattttaaacagtaaaatcacacacacacacggcattaAACTGCAAAAAGGACACTGATTTtcagtatgagagctgaaatgAGAGGTCACCTTGTTTGACCTCTGCTAGCAACTCAAATTTTTTGCCCTTGGCAAATGTCCACAAAAGTACTGCAAGTAGCAATTTGGGATTTTCATGATAAAAGTGATaaaacaccctttcatgataaaaatggtcagcaaactaggaacagaagggaatttcctcaacaaaataaagggcatttatgaaaaaaccATGGTTACCATCACACTCAGTAGTGAAAGACGgaaagcttttcccctaagatcaagaacaagccATAAATGCCCtgtttcaccacttctattcaacactgtacgaGAGGtgctagccagagcaattaggcaagataaagaaataagagatagccaaactggaaaggaagaagtaaaataatctttattcacagatgacatgatcttatatagaaaatcctaaagaattcacacacaaaaaagctagAACCAATAACTTAGCAAAGTTGAAagatacaaaaacacaaaaaaatcagtgtatttctatatactagcaatgaataatctgaaaaggaaatttttttttcctgtgctctTAACCCCCCAAACCTTATTgggctccttcctcccttccttccttccattcattcattcattcaggctggctgcgttgggtcttcattgctgcgcacaggctttctctagttgtggcaagcagggctactcttcattgtgcatgggcttctcattgtggtggcttctctttgttgcagaacacaggctctaggcacacaggcttcagtagtcgtggctcgtaggctcaggagttgtggctcgcaggctcttgAGCGTAGGTTCAGTAGCcatgacacacaggcttagttgctccgcagcatgtgggatcttcccagaccagggctcgaatccgtgtcccctgcactggcaggtggattcttaaccactgtgccaccagggaagtcacaggaaatttttaaaattcaatttttaatagcattaagaataaaatacacagaaataaatttaatcaaggaggtaCAAGACTTATACAATAAAcactacaaaatattgttgacctacaaaatattgttgcaagaaattaaagaagacctaaataaatggaaagacattgttgtttttttttttttttttttttttgtggtacatgggcctctcactgctgtggtctctcccgttgcggagcacaggctctggaagcgcaggctcaacggccatggctcacgggcccagccactccacagcatgtggcatccctcccagaccggggcacgaacccgtgtcccctgcatcggcaggcagatctcaaccactgtgccaccagggaagcccccattctgtGTTTATGCATTTGAAAACTTAGTATTTTTAGATGGCAATACAGTTGGCCCTCGGTATCCATGGGTTCCGTATCTGTGGATTCAAGCAAcctcagatcaaaaatatttggggaaaaaaaactccagaaaattcccaaaaggaaaatgtgaatgtACCATGCACCAGAaactatttacatagaatttacaTTGCATTAGTATTACAAGTAATtgagagatgatttaaagtatataggaggatgtgtgtaggttaatgcaaatactatgccattttatacaaGAAACTTGAGCAACCTTGAGTTTTGGTTATTTGCAGGGGGTACTGGAACCAaacccctgcagataccaagggatgcctatactatccaaagtgatccacagattcaatgtaatccttatcaaagTACCAACACcctattttttgcagaaatggaaaaagctgatcctaaaattcatatggaattgcaagttatcccaaatagccaaaacaaacttgaaaatggaaaacaaagttgacggactcacacttcccaatttcaaaacttactacaaagccacagtactcaaaacagtgtagtactggcataaaaggAATGAGGAATAGACCAATGGAAAATAATTGAGAGTTCTGAAAtaactctcaattctattccagttgctccatataTTTTGACTTTGACCTTGAGAAGGGTGCCAAAACCATTTAATGgaagaaagaatagtctcttcaacaaatgatgctgggacaactgcaTATCCACAGGCAAAAGAACGAAGTTGGATTCCTACTTCATACcacatacaaatattaactcaaaatggatagaTGACCCAAATATAAgagttaaaactttaaaacactcaGAAGATAACACAGGGAAAAGTCTCATGACCTTGGATATAGCAACAGattcttagatttgacaccaaaaaaaaaaaagataaactgtacttcattaaaataaaaaacacttgtGCAAAGGACactaccaagaaagtgaaaagacaacctacagaattagaaaagaatatttgcaaatcataatgCTGATAAGGGTCTCTATCCagaacatatataaagaactcttagaacCTAAGAACAAAACGGAAAACAATCTATctcaaaaatggacaaaggacttgaataaataATTCTTCAAGGAAGATGTACAAATaaccaaaagcacatgaaaagatgctcaacatcatgagtcattagggaaatgcaagtcaaaaccgtatgaacttttttttttttttttaaagaatcaattttatttatttttggttgcactgggtcttcgttgctgcgtgagggctttctctagttgcggcaagcaggggctactcttcattgtggtgcgtaggcttctcatgctgtggcttctcttgttgtggagcacgggctctaggtgcgcgggcttcagtagttgtggcacaaaggcttagttgctccgtggcatgtgggatcttcccggaccagagctcgaacccatgtcccctgcattggcaggcagattcttaaccactgcggcaccagggaactCCGACAATGAAATACTGATACCATTTCACatcctactaggatggctataataaaaccAAATTAAACCAAacgaaaaaaaaaggaaaataagtgttgATGAGGAGAACCCCTCTggtcaaaatgtaaaatggtgctacTGCTGTGGGAAACAGCTGATGGTTCCTCAAAATGTTGAACACAGAACTACCATAATTCCATCCCTAGGTATATAcgcaaaagaactgaaaacaggtattcaaataAATACTTGTAAACAAGTGTTCATAGcttcactattcacaataaccaaaagatgtaaatgacccaaatgtccatccacagatgaatggataaacaaaatgtggtatacccatataattcaatattattcagccataaaagggatgAAGTggtgatacatgctacaacatgaatgaacctcaaaaacagtatgctgagtgaaagaaactagaCATAAAAggttacatattatatgattccatttatatgacatagccagaataggtaaatccatatggacagaaagcagattagtggttgccaggaactAAAGGGAAGGAGTAATGGGAACAACTGTTTAATGGgaatggggtttccttttgggtgatgaaaatagTTTGGAATTAGACAGATGTggtagttgcacaacattgttaatgtactaaataccactgaactgtacactttaaaacagtTAACTTCATGAATTTTacatcataaaaattattttcttaaaagatt
It encodes:
- the NCK1 gene encoding SH2/SH3 adapter protein NCK1 isoform X2, encoding MDWLKVFKDFFSIGKVKRKPSVPDSASPADDSFVDPGERLYDLNMPAYVKFNYMAEREDELSLIKGTKVIVMEKCSDGWWRGSYNGHVGWFPSNYVTEEGDSPLGDHVGSLSEKLAAVVSNLNTGQVLHVVQALYPFSSSNDEELNFEKGDVMDVIEKPENDPEWWKCRKINGMVGLVPKNYVTIMQNNPLTSGLEPSPPQCDYIRPSLTGKFAGNPWYYGKVTRHQAEMALNERGHEGDFLIRDSESSPNDFSVSLKAQGKNKHFKVQLKETVYCIGQRKFSTMEELVEHYKKAPIFTSEQGEKLYLIKHLS
- the NCK1 gene encoding SH2/SH3 adapter protein NCK1 isoform X1, translating into MAEEVVVVAKFDYVAQQEQELDIKKNERLWLLDDSKSWWRVRNSMNKTGFVPSNYVERKNSARKASIVKNLKDTLGIGKVKRKPSVPDSASPADDSFVDPGERLYDLNMPAYVKFNYMAEREDELSLIKGTKVIVMEKCSDGWWRGSYNGHVGWFPSNYVTEEGDSPLGDHVGSLSEKLAAVVSNLNTGQVLHVVQALYPFSSSNDEELNFEKGDVMDVIEKPENDPEWWKCRKINGMVGLVPKNYVTIMQNNPLTSGLEPSPPQCDYIRPSLTGKFAGNPWYYGKVTRHQAEMALNERGHEGDFLIRDSESSPNDFSVSLKAQGKNKHFKVQLKETVYCIGQRKFSTMEELVEHYKKAPIFTSEQGEKLYLIKHLS